TCCGTAGTGGCCGAGGACGGAGAGGTGCTCCAGCCCTTCGGCCCCGGCGAAGCCGCCGTGCCGTACGGCGACCTCGGCGGGCCGCCCGGTGATGACGGCCACGGCGGCGACCTTCGGCGCGAGGGCCGTGAGCGCGGGGACGGCGTCGGGGTGCGCCCGGGCGTCCTCCGGGTTCTCGACGATCGGGGCGAGGGTGCCGTCGAAGTCGAGCGCGACGAGCGTGGTGGAGGGCCGGTCGAGGATCGCGTCGAGCGCGGCGCGGCCCGCGGGGGTGACCGGAACGGGGAGAGAAAGGGGCTCGGAATCCGTGGAGTGCGTCTCGTGGGTGCCCATACGCCGACGATAACCAACGCACGCCCGCGGCTAGCGCTCCCCCCGCCTCGCCTCCCGCACCCTGCGCAGTCGGTTCACCGTGACCGGGTCGTGGGCAAGGGCGCGGGGGTCGTCCAGGAGGGCGTTGAGGAGTTGGTAGTAGCGGACCGGGGACAGGTCCAGTTCCTCGCGTATCGCCCGTTCCTTCGCGCCGGGGCCGGAGAACCCGCGCCGCTCCAGGGCGAGGATGTCCCGCTCCCCCGCCCCCAGCTCGTCCGCTTCCGCTCGCCGCTCCATGTCCGCACGGTAGCGCCCGCCACCGACAGCGGCTCGGCGGCCCGGCGGCTCGGCGGCTCAGGCCCGGAGGCTCAGCCGCCGGAGCCGACGTCCAGCGTCGTGGCCGTGGTCTGGAGCTCGCCCAGTACGGCGGCCGGGTCGCCGCTCGCGGTCACGGCCTGGCCGATCCGCTTCTTGATCTCCGCGCTGACCTTCGCCCAGGAGGTCCGTCCGACGGGGTAGGTCTCGGAGAGCGGGAGCTGGTCGAGGAACGGCTTGAGGTCGGCGTCCTCCTTGGCCGCGCCCATGACCTGGGAGGCCGAGTTGGTGACCGGCAGCAGGTCGTACTCGCGGGAGAAGTCCAGCACGTTCTTCTCGCTGTAGACGTAGTCCAGGAAGTCGCCGACCTGCTCGGCGTGTCCGTTCTGCTTGAAGGCGGTCATCCAGTCGGCGACGCCCATGGAGACCTTGGTCGGGCCGGCCACGCCGGGCATCGGCACCATGCCGAACTTCACGCCCTTGCTCGCGGCCGCCTTCATCAGCGAGGGGTGCCCGTTGAGCATGCCCACGTCGCCGGCGGCGAACGCGGCGAACGCGGCGGCCCGGTTCAGCTTGTCGGGCGCGACCGGCCCGGTGAGGCCCTTGCCGACCAGGTCGTCCTTCAGCCAGTCGAAGGTCTCGATGTTCTCGGTGGAGTCGATGCTGTAGGCGCTGACGGTCTGGGTGTAGCCGCCCCCGCCGCTGAGCAGCCACTGGAGGGTCTCGGCCTGCGCCTCCTCGGACCCGAGGGGCAGTGCGTACGGGTACTTCACGCCCTCGTCCTTGAGCGCCTTCGCGTCCTCGGCGAGCTCGGCCCAGGTGGTCGGCGGGGTCAGGCCGGCCTTGGCGAAGAGGGTCTTGTTGTAGAACAGCAGCCGCGTGGAGGAGGCGAACGGCATGCCGTACTGCACCCCGCGCACCTCGCCCGCGTTGGCGAGCTGGGACACGAAGTCGGCCTCGACGGGGATGGAGAGCACGTCGCTCACCTTGTAGAGCTGGTCGGCGGCCGCGTAGTCGGCGTACGCGCCGATCTGGGCCATGTCGGGGGCCTTGCCCGCGTCGACCATCGCCTTGACCTTGGCGTCCACCTCGTTCCAGGAGTAGACGGTCACGTCGACGGTGACGCCGGGGTGGTCCTTCTCGTACGCCTCGACGAGCTTGTCCCAGTACTTCTTCGAGCTGTTGGCGCTGCTGTCGCCGTAGTCGGCGGCGACGAGTCTCAGCGTGACGTCGTCGGAGTCTCCGGACAGTCCGCAGCCGGTGAGGACCGCGGCCATACCGAGGGCGGACACGCCCGCGACCGCTCCCGTGATCGTTCCTGACTTCCGTGCCCGCCGCTGCACCGTGACGCTCCCAACTGATTGATCATACCAATGGACCGTTATCCGGATTAAGGTCTACACCACCCCTGTGGACTAGACCTCTTTCGGGCCTCCGGGGCGGCACGGTACCCCCAAGAGCCGCGAGTGGACTAGACCTCTTGCGGGTCCTCGGTCCACACTGTCCCCGTGAGACATGTCATCGCCCTGGACGTGGGCGGCACCGGGATGAAGGCCGCGCTGGTCGGCGCGGACGGCGCACTGCTGCACCGGGCCCGCCGGCCCACCGGCCGTGAGCGCGGACCCGACGCGGTCGTCGCCGGCATCCTCGACTTCGCCGCCGAGCTGCGCGAACACGGCGCCCGGCAGTTCGGCGAACCGGCGGCCGCGGCGGGCGTCGCCGTGCCCGGCATCGTCGACGAGGCGAACGGCGTCGCCGCCTACGCGGCCAACCTGGGCTGGCGGGACGTGCCCCTGCGCGCACTGCTCGCCGACCGACTCGGCGCCCCCGTCGCCCTCGGGCACGACGTGCGCACCGGCGGCCTCGCCGAGGGCCGGATCGGTGCGGGCCGGGGCGCGGACCGGTTCCTGTTCGTGGCGCTCGGCACCGGCATCGCGGGCGCGATCGGCGTCGACGGCCGGGTGGAGGCGGGTGCCCACGGCTTCGCGGGCGAGATCGGCCACATCGTCGTACGACCCGGTGGAATCCCGTGCCCGTGCGGACAGCACGGCTGTCTGGAGCGCTTCGCGTCGGCGGCCGCGGTCAGCGAGGCATGGGCGGCGGCCTGCGGGGACCCGGAGGCGGACGCCGCGGACTGCGCGAAGGCCGTCACGTCCGGCGACCCGAACGCCGTCCGGATCTGGCAGACGGCCGTGGACGCGCTCGCCGACGGCCTGGTCACCGCGCTCACCCTGCTGGACCCCCGCACGCTCGTCATCGGTGGCGGCCTCGCGGAGGCGGGGGAAACCTTGTTCACACCACTACGGGACGCGGTCCGCCGACGGGTGACCTTCCAGAAACTGCCGGAGATCGTCCCGGCGGCCCTGGGCGACACCGCCGGCTGCCTGGGCGCGGGCCTACTGGCCTGGGATCTCCTCAACACAACCGACGGTATGGAGGTAACACCCTGATGGCCACCCCCCTAGGGGCGCGGGGAACTGCGCAACGACCCACAACGCGCCCGCAGGTACTCACCGGCGCCAGGGTGGTACTGCCGACGGGCACGGTTGCGGACGGCCGCGTCACGATCGACGGCACGAAGATCGCGGCCGAAGCCCCGCATGGCGACGTCATCGACGTGACGGGCCACTGGCTGGTCCCCGGCTTCGTCGACCTGCACAACCACGGCGGCGGCGGAGCCTCCTTCTCCGGCCCGGCCGAGGACGTTCTGAAGGCCATCCACACCCACCGGTTGCACGGCACCACCACCCTCGTCGCCTCGACCGTCACCGACGACATGGACTTCCTGGCCCGTCAGGCCGGCCTGCTGAGCGAGCTGGCCGAGCAGGGCGACCTGGCCGGCATCCACTTCGAGGGCCCCTTCATCTCGCCGTGCCGCAAGGGCGCGCACTCCGAGGCGCTGCTGCGCGACCCCGACCCGGCGGAGGTGCGCAAGCTGATCGACGCGGCGCGCGGCCGGGCGAGCATGGTCACCCTCGCGACGGAACTCCCCGGCGGCCTGGACTCCGTACGACTGCTCGCCGAGCACGGCGTGATCGCCGCCGTCGGGCACACGGACGCGACGTACGAGCAGACGGTCCAGGCCATCGACGCCGGAGCCACCGTCGCCACGCACCTCTTCAACGCGATGCCGCAGCTCGGCCACCGCGCCCCCGGCCCGATCGCCGCGCTCCTGGAGGACGAGCGGGTGACGGTCGAGCTCATCAACGACGGCACGCACCTGCACCCGGCCGCCCTGGAGCTGGCGTTCCGTCACGCGGGCCCGGGCCGGGTGGCGTTCATCACGGACGCGATGGACGCGGCCGGCATCGGCGACGGCCGCTATCTGCTCGGCCCGCTGGAGGTCGAGGTCAGCGAGGGCGTGGCCCGGCTGGTGGAGGGCGGCTCGATCGCGGGCTCCACCCTCACCCAGGACCGCGCCTTCCAGCGGGCGGTGACGATCGACCGGCTGCCGGTCGAGGACGTGGTTGCCGCGCTGTCCGCCAACCCGGCCCGGCTGCTGGGCATCGACGACACGGTGGGCTCGCTGGAGCCGGGCAAGGACGCCGACCTGGTCCTGCTGGACGAGAACTTCGAGCTCAAGGGCGTGATGCGCAAGGGGAATTGGGTGGTGGATCCCCAACTGGCCTGAAACGTCCCCCCGCGCAGGAACGGTGGCCGACCCGCGCACTGGGCCGGTCGCCGTCTCTTTGGCATGATCAGGCCTCCGGAAGCCGAAAGTTCCGGAACCGTTCATGTACGCATGCCCTCAGGGGGAGGTCGGCCCAGGTGATCCTCACCGTCACCCTGAACACCGCTCTCGACCTCACCTATCGCGTGCCCGCGCTGCGGCCGCACGCCTCGCACCGGGTGACCGACGTGCGGGAACGGCCCGGCGGCAAGGGGCTGAACGTCGCCCGGGTGCTGGCCGCCCTCGGCCACGAGGTGACGGTGACCGGATTCACGGGCGGCGCCACCGGCCGGGTCGTACAGGACCTGCTCACCGGTACGGCCGGGGTGCTGGACGCGCTCGTCCCGGTCGCCGGGGCCACCCGCCGCACGGTCGCCGTCGTCGACGCCCGCACCGGCGACACGACCCAGCTCAACGAACCCGGCCCGGTCATCGCACCGGCCGAGTGGTCCGCCTTCCAGGAGGCGTACGAGGGACTGCTCGCCGGCGCCGACGCGGTGGCCCTGTGCGGCAGCCTGCCGCCGGGCGTGCCGGTGGGCGCTTACGCGGTCCTGGTGCGGACGGCACGGGCCGCGGGTGTCCCCGTACTGCTGGACACGAGCGGGGAGCCGTTGCGCCGGGGGGTCGCCGCCCGCCCGGACATCGTCAAGCCGAACGCCGTGGAACTGGCCGAACTCACCGGCTCCCACGAGCCGCTCGGCGCCGTTCAGGACGCACGTCGGCGCGGGGCACGGTCCGTGGTGGCCTCGCTCGGTCCCGGAGGCCTGATCGCGGCGACCCCGGAAGGCCGTTGGCGTGCCGCCCCGCCCGCCCGGATGCACGGCAACCCGACCGGCGCCGGCGACTCCGCGTCCGCCGGGCTGCTCTCCGGTCTGGTCGAACGGCTGCCCTGGCCGGACCGCCTGGCCCGCGCGCTCGCCCTGTCCGCGGCGACCGTACTGGCCCCGACGGCGGGCGAGTTCGACCGGGCGTCCTACGAGGAGCTGCTCGGCCGGATCACGGTGACCCCAGAGGCCACCGCGGCCTGAACCCGGGTGCTCACCTCTTGACTTGGCCCGCCTTCACCCACAACTGGTCCAGCAGGACGTTGCACTTGTCGCCGTCCTGGCAGGAGAGGGTGAGCGTGTTGGTGCCCTTGGTGAGCGTGGGGTACGTGAAGCTCGTCGTCCAGCCCTTGACGAAGTCGCCGGCGGCCGCCTCCGCGTAGTTCTTCAGGGGGAACTTGCTGCCGAAGGTCTTGCCGTTGACCGTGAGCGTCATTGCCTGGTCTTCACCAGGCACGCTGTAGTGCGCGAAGAGGGTGTAGGCGCCGTCCGACGGGACGCCGTTGACCGTCCAGGTGACGGAGTTGCCGACCTGGTTGAGGTTGCCGACGTAGACCCCGCCGGCCGCCTGCGCGCCCTCGACGTCCGAGGCCAGCGCGGCGCTGCCGCCGAGGTTCAGCGCCTTCGCGTCCACCGGCGGGATCTCGGCCTTGTTCGTGTCGTCGGCGGCCGACTCGCTGGGCGAGGCGCTCGCGGAGGCGGAGGCCGAGGTGGAGGGCTGGTCGCTCGCCTTGTTGTCGTCGGAGCCGTCGTCGCCGTTCGCCATGGCGACCGCGATGCCGATCACGACCGCTGCGACCACCGCGACCGCGCCGATCAGCAGGCCCTTGGTGTTGGGGCCACGGCCACGCGGGCCGCCGCCCTGCACGGGCTGCCGACCGGTGGAGGGCCCGCCACCGGCGCCGAAGTTCTCGGGCGCCGCGTAGTTCGCGTTCGGCTGGCCGTACGCGCCCTGCTGCTGAGGAACCGTCGGCGGCTGCCCGTACTGCGCGGTCTGCTGCTGCGGCTGCTGTCCGTACCGGCGCTCGCCGACCGCGCGCACTCTGCTGACCGAGTTGGGGTAGCCGTAGCCACCGCCGGAGGGCGGCTGCGCGCCGTTGGCCTGGCCGTCGGCGTAGAGGTAGCCGAACGGGTCGTCGTCCTCGGGCGTACTCGCGCCGTTGTTGCCGGACGTCATCCCTTGGTACTCCTCAGCAAGTGCGGGTCGGATGCGATGGTGCGGTCAGACTGGCGAGCCTACCCGCTCCGGATGGCCCAAACAGGTGACTCTGATCGCATCAGCTCGCTGACCTGGTGATCATCCCGCACGCCGGTGCTGTTTGGGACGAGATCGTTTCTCGACGTACATGCGTTCGTCGGCGGACTTCAGCACTTCGTCCGCGGTCATCCCGCAATGTGCCCAGCCGATGCCGAAGCTGGCGCCCACCCGCACGGCCCGGCCCTCGGCGCGGATCGGCTGGATGATCTCGTTGCGCAGCCGTACGGCCAGGTCGGCCGCGTCGGCGCGGCCGAGGCCGTCGGCGAGGATCACGAACTCGTCGCCGCCGAGCCGGGCGACCGTGTCGCCGTCGCGGACCTGGCGGGAGAGCCGGCGGGCGACCTCGATGAGGACCGCGTCGCCGGCGTTGTGGCCGAACCGGTCGTTGATCGACTTGAAGCCGTCGAGGTCGCAGAAGAGGACCGCGAGCCCCTTGGTGCCGTCGTCGTGGCCCTCCTCGGGGGCCGCGGTGTGCACATGGTGGTCGTAGCCGTCGAAGGACTCGGCGCCGCCGGGCCGGTAGTCGAAGCCGTGACCGTTGGCGTCGAAGGCGGCGTGGCCGTAGGCCGTGTCCATGGCGTCGACGGCGGCGGGGTGGGTGGACTGCGGGCGCTGACAGAGCCGGGCGGAGAGCCGCGAGCGCAGTTCGGCGGAGTTCGGCAGTCCGGTGAGGGAGTCGTGCGAGGCCCGGTGGGCGAGCTGGAGCTCGCGGCGTTTGCGGTCCTCTATGTCCTCGACGTGGGTGAGGAGGAAGCGGGGCCCGTCGGCGGCGTCGGCGACGACGGAGTTGCGGAGGCTGACCCAGACGTAGGTGCCGTCCCGGCGGCCGAGGCGGAGTTCGGCGCGCCCGCCCTCGGCGGAGGTGCGGAGCAGGGTGCCTATGTCCTCGGGGTGGACGAGGTCGGAGAAGGAGTAGCGGCGCATCGCGGAGGCGGGGCGGCCCAGCAGGCGGCACAGGGCGTCGTTGGTCCGGAGTATCCGCCCGTGCTGGTCGCCGCCCATCTCGGCTATCGCCATGCCGGAGGGGGCGTACTCGAAGGCCTGCCGGAAGCTTTCCTCACTGGCGCGCAGGGCCTGCTGCTCGCGCTCGAGCCGGACCAGTGCCCGCTGCATATTCGCACGTAGACGCGCGTTGCTAATGGCGATGGCGGCCTGGAAGGCGTACATCTGGAGGGCTTCGCGCCCCCATGCGCCGGGCCGCCGGCCGTTGCGCGGCCGGTCCACGGACAGGACGCCTATCAGCTCACCGCAGGCGCCCCCGCTGCCGGGAGCGGCGGGCATGTACATGGGGGCGAAGAGACGGTCCGAGGGGTGCCACTCGTCCTCGAAGCGGGGCGCGGGCCCGTCGGTGTACCACTGGGGCACGTCGTCGTCGTCGAGGACCCAGCCCTCGGTGTGGGGTATGAAGATCAGGTCGCCCCAGGTCTCCCCCATGGCGAGGCGCCGGTCCCAGGATTCGCGCGAGCCGACCCGGCCGGTGATGAGGGCCTCGGCGGCCGGATTTCCGGCGAAGGCGGCGACCACGAGATCGCCGTCGGGGCGCACGAGGTTGACGCACGCCAGCTCGTACCCGAGTGCCGTGACCACGCCGTCGGCGACGGTCTGCAAGGTGTCGGCCAGACTGCGGGCCGTGTTCATGTCGGCCATGACCTGGTGCAGCTGTCGCAGGGACGCAAGGCGGACGTAAGGCTCCGACTCGGTCTCCATGTGTTTCGCCCTCCCCCCGAGACTTCGCAGCGAATCAAGGGTTGTCTTCGGCGTAACGTCGT
The sequence above is a segment of the Streptomyces asoensis genome. Coding sequences within it:
- a CDS encoding 1-phosphofructokinase family hexose kinase, encoding MILTVTLNTALDLTYRVPALRPHASHRVTDVRERPGGKGLNVARVLAALGHEVTVTGFTGGATGRVVQDLLTGTAGVLDALVPVAGATRRTVAVVDARTGDTTQLNEPGPVIAPAEWSAFQEAYEGLLAGADAVALCGSLPPGVPVGAYAVLVRTARAAGVPVLLDTSGEPLRRGVAARPDIVKPNAVELAELTGSHEPLGAVQDARRRGARSVVASLGPGGLIAATPEGRWRAAPPARMHGNPTGAGDSASAGLLSGLVERLPWPDRLARALALSAATVLAPTAGEFDRASYEELLGRITVTPEATAA
- a CDS encoding carbohydrate-binding protein; translation: MTSGNNGASTPEDDDPFGYLYADGQANGAQPPSGGGYGYPNSVSRVRAVGERRYGQQPQQQTAQYGQPPTVPQQQGAYGQPNANYAAPENFGAGGGPSTGRQPVQGGGPRGRGPNTKGLLIGAVAVVAAVVIGIAVAMANGDDGSDDNKASDQPSTSASASASASPSESAADDTNKAEIPPVDAKALNLGGSAALASDVEGAQAAGGVYVGNLNQVGNSVTWTVNGVPSDGAYTLFAHYSVPGEDQAMTLTVNGKTFGSKFPLKNYAEAAAGDFVKGWTTSFTYPTLTKGTNTLTLSCQDGDKCNVLLDQLWVKAGQVKR
- the cdgB gene encoding diguanylate cyclase CdgB, coding for METESEPYVRLASLRQLHQVMADMNTARSLADTLQTVADGVVTALGYELACVNLVRPDGDLVVAAFAGNPAAEALITGRVGSRESWDRRLAMGETWGDLIFIPHTEGWVLDDDDVPQWYTDGPAPRFEDEWHPSDRLFAPMYMPAAPGSGGACGELIGVLSVDRPRNGRRPGAWGREALQMYAFQAAIAISNARLRANMQRALVRLEREQQALRASEESFRQAFEYAPSGMAIAEMGGDQHGRILRTNDALCRLLGRPASAMRRYSFSDLVHPEDIGTLLRTSAEGGRAELRLGRRDGTYVWVSLRNSVVADAADGPRFLLTHVEDIEDRKRRELQLAHRASHDSLTGLPNSAELRSRLSARLCQRPQSTHPAAVDAMDTAYGHAAFDANGHGFDYRPGGAESFDGYDHHVHTAAPEEGHDDGTKGLAVLFCDLDGFKSINDRFGHNAGDAVLIEVARRLSRQVRDGDTVARLGGDEFVILADGLGRADAADLAVRLRNEIIQPIRAEGRAVRVGASFGIGWAHCGMTADEVLKSADERMYVEKRSRPKQHRRAG
- a CDS encoding ABC transporter substrate-binding protein, producing the protein MSALGMAAVLTGCGLSGDSDDVTLRLVAADYGDSSANSSKKYWDKLVEAYEKDHPGVTVDVTVYSWNEVDAKVKAMVDAGKAPDMAQIGAYADYAAADQLYKVSDVLSIPVEADFVSQLANAGEVRGVQYGMPFASSTRLLFYNKTLFAKAGLTPPTTWAELAEDAKALKDEGVKYPYALPLGSEEAQAETLQWLLSGGGGYTQTVSAYSIDSTENIETFDWLKDDLVGKGLTGPVAPDKLNRAAAFAAFAAGDVGMLNGHPSLMKAAASKGVKFGMVPMPGVAGPTKVSMGVADWMTAFKQNGHAEQVGDFLDYVYSEKNVLDFSREYDLLPVTNSASQVMGAAKEDADLKPFLDQLPLSETYPVGRTSWAKVSAEIKKRIGQAVTASGDPAAVLGELQTTATTLDVGSGG
- a CDS encoding ROK family protein, with amino-acid sequence MRHVIALDVGGTGMKAALVGADGALLHRARRPTGRERGPDAVVAGILDFAAELREHGARQFGEPAAAAGVAVPGIVDEANGVAAYAANLGWRDVPLRALLADRLGAPVALGHDVRTGGLAEGRIGAGRGADRFLFVALGTGIAGAIGVDGRVEAGAHGFAGEIGHIVVRPGGIPCPCGQHGCLERFASAAAVSEAWAAACGDPEADAADCAKAVTSGDPNAVRIWQTAVDALADGLVTALTLLDPRTLVIGGGLAEAGETLFTPLRDAVRRRVTFQKLPEIVPAALGDTAGCLGAGLLAWDLLNTTDGMEVTP
- a CDS encoding DUF3263 domain-containing protein, whose protein sequence is MERRAEADELGAGERDILALERRGFSGPGAKERAIREELDLSPVRYYQLLNALLDDPRALAHDPVTVNRLRRVREARRGER
- the nagA gene encoding N-acetylglucosamine-6-phosphate deacetylase, which produces MATPLGARGTAQRPTTRPQVLTGARVVLPTGTVADGRVTIDGTKIAAEAPHGDVIDVTGHWLVPGFVDLHNHGGGGASFSGPAEDVLKAIHTHRLHGTTTLVASTVTDDMDFLARQAGLLSELAEQGDLAGIHFEGPFISPCRKGAHSEALLRDPDPAEVRKLIDAARGRASMVTLATELPGGLDSVRLLAEHGVIAAVGHTDATYEQTVQAIDAGATVATHLFNAMPQLGHRAPGPIAALLEDERVTVELINDGTHLHPAALELAFRHAGPGRVAFITDAMDAAGIGDGRYLLGPLEVEVSEGVARLVEGGSIAGSTLTQDRAFQRAVTIDRLPVEDVVAALSANPARLLGIDDTVGSLEPGKDADLVLLDENFELKGVMRKGNWVVDPQLA